The following coding sequences lie in one Fibrobacter sp. UWT2 genomic window:
- a CDS encoding tRNA (N(6)-L-threonylcarbamoyladenosine(37)-C(2))-methylthiotransferase, producing MNVAKPLLAVISQGCAANFGDGEKIARIFADDYRVVFGMPKETASGNEAEMPDAFVLNVCTVKGNAGALKLLREALSYVPEAKLFITGCAPKDFREEVAKITEKVVFTSLNELKKEKLILNQVQDDVQGDVGRDTLRESSLVGIVNIEEGCLDACAYCSTRLVKGRLHSYPAADIVQQVKSLVSDGCIEIQLTGQDCGCYGFDTGTNLAELVQQILAEVPGNYKMRLGMGNPRHMQQYIDPLLECFKDERVYKFIHLPVQSGSDSVLKAMNRKHNAQDYIDLAETFNKNFPLFTLSTDMIVGFPGESEQDFQDTLSVLQKTRPTVCNITRFVARPNTPAYNMAGAVPDEVKHIRSAALAEAFQRIATENNARWVGQTETVVIEKPGYRKGTYIARNAAYRPVAITSDKPLLPGERFAVSITDAEPFALIGRIN from the coding sequence ATGAACGTCGCAAAGCCGTTACTTGCCGTCATTAGCCAAGGTTGCGCAGCCAACTTTGGCGATGGTGAAAAAATCGCCCGAATATTCGCAGACGATTACCGTGTCGTCTTTGGAATGCCCAAAGAAACTGCAAGCGGCAATGAAGCGGAAATGCCCGATGCCTTCGTACTAAACGTTTGTACTGTCAAAGGGAACGCAGGAGCGCTCAAGCTGCTGCGTGAAGCCTTAAGCTATGTTCCCGAAGCAAAGTTGTTCATTACAGGGTGCGCACCGAAGGACTTTAGAGAAGAAGTCGCGAAGATAACGGAGAAGGTTGTATTCACATCACTAAACGAGCTTAAGAAGGAAAAGCTGATCCTGAACCAAGTTCAGGATGACGTTCAGGGTGACGTTGGGCGGGACACGTTGCGGGAGTCGTCGCTGGTGGGGATAGTCAACATCGAAGAAGGTTGTCTCGACGCGTGCGCCTATTGCTCTACAAGGCTCGTCAAGGGCCGTTTGCACAGCTACCCCGCCGCAGACATCGTGCAACAAGTAAAAAGCCTTGTAAGCGACGGCTGCATCGAAATTCAGCTGACCGGTCAAGACTGTGGCTGTTACGGCTTCGACACCGGAACCAACCTTGCCGAACTGGTGCAGCAAATTCTAGCAGAAGTTCCCGGCAACTACAAGATGCGTCTTGGCATGGGAAACCCGCGGCACATGCAGCAATACATCGATCCTTTGCTGGAATGCTTTAAGGACGAACGCGTCTACAAGTTCATTCACCTGCCCGTTCAAAGCGGCAGCGACTCCGTTCTTAAGGCAATGAACCGTAAGCACAACGCGCAAGACTACATCGATTTAGCCGAAACCTTCAACAAGAATTTTCCGCTATTCACCTTGAGTACAGATATGATTGTAGGTTTCCCCGGAGAATCGGAACAAGACTTCCAAGACACTCTAAGTGTCCTGCAAAAGACTCGTCCGACTGTCTGCAACATCACCCGATTTGTAGCACGCCCGAACACGCCCGCCTACAACATGGCCGGCGCCGTTCCCGACGAAGTCAAGCATATTCGTTCTGCCGCCCTTGCCGAAGCCTTCCAACGCATCGCAACCGAAAATAACGCCCGCTGGGTGGGCCAAACCGAAACCGTGGTCATCGAAAAGCCCGGCTACCGCAAGGGCACCTACATCGCCCGAAACGCCGCCTACCGCCCCGTCGCCATCACAAGCGACAAGCCGTTACTTCCGGGCGAACGATTCGCCGTCTCCATTACCGACGCCGAACCCTTCGCCCTTATCGGCCGCATTAACTAA
- the mutL gene encoding DNA mismatch repair endonuclease MutL, with translation MKSAEIHVLSDEIINKIAAGEVIERPASAVKELIENAIDAGASRIQVSIEEGGKKKIQVSDNGKGMNAADLDLCYLRHTTSKLFSADDLFHLHTNGFRGEAVASIAAVSKLTITSATDDGDSGRILLEGGNVVEKQDVQASRGTTFLVENLFYNTPVRRNFLSSETAESTRILDVVLKTAIAHPDIRFDYKVGEKTVFTGVPGELRNRIAEAIGSKIAKVLLPVDYTEAGVHVWGYVSPTTETNGKRNHQFLFIRNRPIESKMVSKAVQQAYEPYGAQCKPVSVLFLDMPDMEFDVNVHPAKREVRFANQNLVFLVVSHAIRDTFTKDMEANSPLIDLSEEIAGTGKTELQDNTPKVPYGFEEPIFKPAANPAPSFSTKESSGDIPEMSNFPTTGFTYEKPRKSVQQNDLAQDLFSTPEAGKVISLEGKVNEVAEPAVQWTPPTFFQIANTYIAGDDSNGLLVIDQHAAHSRVLYEQALATLRNGSALDSQELLFPELLELSKLEVEALKSVEDQFKHLGFYIEHFGGETYQIRAIPSALPLSRAIKAVKDFLDSIGDEGKGEGDMVKIQDTIAKAWASTNAYQAGDKLKPEEMAALVSQLMLTEEPLKSPYGHPTLLRFTLDELAKKFKR, from the coding sequence ATGAAATCGGCTGAAATACACGTTTTATCGGATGAAATCATCAATAAAATCGCTGCTGGCGAGGTTATAGAGCGCCCCGCATCGGCAGTAAAAGAGCTGATTGAAAATGCGATTGATGCAGGAGCCTCCCGTATACAGGTTTCCATCGAAGAAGGCGGCAAGAAAAAAATCCAGGTTTCAGACAACGGGAAAGGCATGAACGCCGCCGATCTGGACCTATGCTATTTGCGCCACACGACCTCAAAACTCTTCAGTGCAGACGACCTGTTCCATTTACATACAAATGGTTTTAGAGGCGAAGCCGTGGCCTCTATTGCCGCTGTATCCAAATTAACCATCACCAGCGCTACCGATGATGGCGACAGCGGCCGCATTCTTCTTGAAGGCGGAAACGTTGTCGAAAAACAGGACGTTCAGGCCAGCCGTGGTACCACCTTTTTGGTAGAAAACCTGTTTTACAACACTCCCGTTCGCCGCAACTTCCTGAGCAGCGAAACGGCCGAAAGCACCCGAATTTTAGATGTTGTCCTAAAAACAGCTATTGCGCACCCCGACATCCGCTTTGACTACAAAGTCGGCGAAAAAACCGTGTTTACCGGCGTTCCGGGCGAACTCCGCAACCGAATTGCCGAAGCTATCGGCTCCAAGATCGCCAAAGTTCTTTTGCCGGTCGACTACACCGAAGCAGGCGTACACGTTTGGGGTTACGTATCCCCCACTACAGAAACAAACGGCAAGCGCAACCACCAGTTTTTGTTTATTCGCAACCGCCCCATCGAAAGTAAGATGGTGAGCAAGGCTGTCCAGCAAGCCTACGAGCCCTATGGTGCCCAATGCAAGCCCGTTTCGGTGCTGTTTCTGGACATGCCCGACATGGAATTTGACGTCAACGTGCACCCCGCCAAGCGCGAAGTCCGTTTTGCAAACCAAAATTTGGTTTTCCTGGTCGTCTCCCACGCCATTCGTGACACGTTTACCAAGGACATGGAAGCTAATTCTCCGCTGATTGACTTGAGCGAAGAAATTGCAGGCACCGGCAAAACCGAACTGCAGGACAACACCCCCAAGGTGCCCTACGGTTTCGAGGAGCCAATCTTCAAGCCAGCCGCTAATCCCGCACCAAGCTTTTCCACCAAAGAATCCAGCGGGGACATTCCCGAAATGTCAAATTTCCCGACCACAGGATTCACTTACGAAAAGCCCCGTAAGAGCGTTCAGCAAAACGATTTAGCTCAAGATTTGTTCAGCACGCCTGAAGCAGGCAAGGTGATTTCGCTGGAAGGCAAGGTGAACGAAGTTGCCGAGCCCGCTGTACAGTGGACGCCACCGACATTTTTCCAGATTGCAAACACCTACATCGCAGGTGACGATTCGAATGGACTTTTGGTCATTGACCAACATGCAGCCCATTCCCGCGTTCTATATGAACAAGCTCTTGCCACTTTAAGAAACGGGTCCGCCCTCGACAGTCAGGAGCTTTTGTTCCCGGAACTTTTGGAACTTTCCAAGCTGGAAGTGGAAGCCCTCAAGAGCGTTGAAGACCAGTTCAAGCATTTGGGCTTTTACATTGAGCATTTTGGAGGCGAGACCTACCAGATTCGCGCCATTCCTAGCGCACTTCCCCTTTCCCGCGCCATCAAGGCCGTCAAGGATTTCTTGGATAGCATCGGCGACGAAGGCAAGGGCGAAGGTGACATGGTTAAAATCCAAGACACCATCGCCAAGGCTTGGGCAAGCACCAACGCTTACCAGGCCGGCGACAAGCTAAAGCCCGAAGAAATGGCCGCCCTCGTAAGCCAGCTCATGCTGACCGAGGAACCGCTCAAGTCGCCTTACGGACACCCGACCTTATTGCGGTTCACGCTCGACGAGTTGGCCAAGAAATTCAAACGCTAA
- a CDS encoding type IA DNA topoisomerase, protein MILLVAEKPSVANQHYRPMLERLEGEKFTQGDGCLIGKNHCITWCVGHLITLAPLDAYPGFEGGWRLSNLPLLPEKFRLMEIESTKKQLNVVRQMMEQADVLVNGADAGREGNLIFDLVLDYTPAFKQKTIKRLWVNSYVAKDLDKAWKNLEDATQRLNLSYAARLRQRADWMVGLNATRAYTLTAGRGKMISVGRVQTPTLNLIVERDTIVEQFKELFYYSVVGTWKGYQAQYVLDERREAKDERDAAKNTPTLKVAVFEKEAEANAVVARCNPPTEAAIAKIDTQQKKQFPQKPFDLTELQKEGNKRFKYSAQQVLDCAQNLYEKKLLTYPRTDSQYLPDTMKQEAFALAQKLATPEQQKIFRSFDENFVFINSSKVTDHFAIIPTGEAPNDLPEMEQKIYDLAKERFVQAWLKPYVWDEMEVILETKDERRETRELFRLKLKRNEDLGFRALVKEDTKGKKKKKADSGSEDGNATAAEGKGDSDEITNLVEVFPEWNVGDSAPFDSVELQKKKKSKPKYYTEATLLAAMKTAGKQIENEELAEAMKDRGLGTPATQAGIIETLKKRGFIEAQKNYLVSTARGREVIALMDEKVKSPEMTGEWEYKLSQVEKGTLTPVEFRDGIVEYVKQLFADLHARYGCQFERETVTEAIPCPKCGSALEVAPWGYVCPKAECGFKIGHTQAGKMLSHSEMKTLLAEGHVGPLAGFKSKKGTEFSAKLSVDKDFNIQFEFESDGKFHGQKTEYKCPLCGATLEENKNALFCANATDGVDCKFTLFKTVAGHTLTAAEISELFTNGRTPLIQDFKSKKGSEFAASLKWGEGADKGRTVFEFLHRNLPCPICGDQLRFRSGTSGQGANEATHAAYVCMNPQCGFGIPQVFYQRKFTDEEVEGLLKNKLTPVLEPFKKNDTTFRAALEIRDGGKLAFNKLTVEVIETKKP, encoded by the coding sequence GTGATCCTGCTTGTCGCCGAAAAACCGTCTGTCGCAAACCAACATTACCGCCCTATGCTGGAGCGGTTGGAAGGTGAAAAGTTCACCCAAGGCGACGGCTGTCTGATAGGTAAGAACCACTGCATCACTTGGTGCGTGGGTCACTTGATTACGCTCGCCCCGCTCGACGCCTACCCCGGTTTTGAAGGCGGCTGGCGACTTTCGAACTTGCCCCTATTGCCCGAAAAATTCCGGCTCATGGAAATCGAGAGCACCAAGAAGCAGCTGAATGTGGTGCGTCAAATGATGGAACAGGCCGATGTTCTGGTGAACGGCGCGGATGCCGGTCGCGAAGGTAATTTGATTTTTGACCTGGTGCTCGATTACACCCCCGCCTTCAAGCAAAAGACGATTAAGCGCCTGTGGGTGAACAGCTATGTCGCCAAAGACTTGGACAAGGCTTGGAAAAACTTGGAAGATGCCACCCAGCGTCTCAACTTGAGTTATGCAGCAAGACTGCGCCAACGCGCCGACTGGATGGTGGGCCTGAACGCGACACGCGCCTATACGCTTACGGCAGGCCGCGGCAAGATGATTTCAGTAGGCCGTGTGCAAACGCCTACACTCAACTTGATTGTAGAACGCGACACCATCGTGGAGCAATTCAAGGAACTGTTTTACTACAGCGTCGTAGGCACATGGAAAGGGTATCAAGCTCAATATGTGTTAGACGAGAGACGAGAGGCGAAAGACGAGAGAGATGCTGCAAAAAATACGCCAACTCTCAAAGTAGCCGTCTTTGAAAAAGAGGCGGAAGCGAATGCGGTGGTGGCACGATGCAACCCGCCGACAGAAGCCGCAATTGCCAAAATCGACACCCAGCAGAAAAAGCAATTTCCACAAAAGCCCTTCGATTTGACCGAATTGCAGAAAGAAGGCAACAAGCGTTTTAAATACAGCGCCCAGCAAGTTTTGGATTGCGCCCAGAATCTGTACGAAAAGAAATTGCTGACTTACCCGCGTACCGATTCGCAGTACCTGCCCGATACCATGAAGCAGGAGGCATTCGCCCTCGCGCAAAAATTGGCGACACCCGAGCAACAAAAAATTTTCCGTAGCTTTGACGAAAATTTCGTATTCATCAATTCCAGCAAGGTGACCGACCACTTTGCCATTATCCCCACCGGCGAAGCTCCGAACGATTTGCCCGAAATGGAGCAAAAGATTTACGACCTAGCCAAGGAACGCTTTGTACAGGCGTGGCTGAAGCCGTACGTGTGGGATGAAATGGAGGTGATTCTTGAGACGAAAGACGAGAGACGAGAGACGAGAGAATTATTCCGATTAAAGCTCAAGCGGAATGAAGATTTAGGATTCCGCGCACTCGTCAAAGAAGATACGAAGGGAAAGAAAAAGAAGAAAGCTGATTCCGGCTCGGAAGATGGAAACGCAACAGCCGCCGAGGGCAAAGGCGACAGCGACGAAATTACAAACCTGGTTGAAGTTTTCCCTGAATGGAATGTCGGCGACAGCGCTCCTTTTGACAGTGTAGAATTGCAAAAGAAAAAGAAGAGCAAGCCCAAATACTACACCGAGGCGACACTCCTTGCCGCAATGAAAACCGCCGGTAAGCAAATCGAAAACGAAGAACTTGCCGAAGCCATGAAAGACCGTGGCTTGGGTACGCCGGCAACACAAGCAGGCATTATCGAAACCCTCAAGAAACGCGGCTTTATCGAGGCGCAAAAGAATTACCTGGTGAGTACCGCCCGCGGGCGCGAAGTCATCGCGTTGATGGACGAAAAAGTGAAATCCCCGGAAATGACCGGCGAATGGGAATACAAACTTTCGCAGGTCGAAAAAGGAACGCTTACGCCCGTAGAATTCCGCGACGGAATCGTTGAATACGTGAAGCAGCTGTTCGCCGATTTGCATGCGCGATACGGCTGCCAGTTCGAGCGCGAAACCGTGACCGAAGCGATCCCCTGCCCGAAATGTGGAAGCGCGCTCGAAGTAGCCCCTTGGGGCTACGTGTGCCCCAAAGCCGAATGCGGATTCAAGATTGGGCACACCCAGGCAGGCAAGATGCTTTCTCATTCCGAAATGAAGACTCTCCTTGCCGAAGGTCATGTCGGCCCCCTCGCCGGATTCAAAAGCAAGAAAGGCACCGAATTTTCAGCAAAGCTTTCGGTTGATAAGGATTTCAACATTCAGTTTGAATTCGAAAGCGACGGCAAATTCCACGGACAAAAGACGGAATATAAGTGCCCGCTCTGCGGCGCCACCCTCGAAGAAAATAAGAACGCACTATTCTGCGCCAATGCAACTGACGGCGTCGATTGCAAATTCACATTATTCAAAACCGTCGCTGGACACACGCTTACCGCCGCTGAAATAAGCGAACTCTTTACCAACGGACGCACGCCCCTGATTCAAGATTTCAAAAGCAAGAAGGGCTCCGAATTCGCCGCAAGCCTTAAGTGGGGCGAAGGCGCCGACAAGGGCCGCACCGTCTTTGAATTCTTGCACAGGAACCTTCCCTGCCCCATTTGCGGCGATCAGCTACGTTTCCGCAGCGGGACATCGGGCCAAGGCGCAAACGAGGCCACACACGCCGCTTACGTGTGCATGAACCCGCAATGTGGCTTTGGCATTCCCCAAGTGTTTTACCAGCGTAAATTCACCGACGAAGAAGTCGAAGGATTGCTTAAGAACAAACTCACGCCGGTTCTTGAACCATTCAAGAAAAATGACACGACCTTCCGCGCCGCACTTGAAATCCGCGACGGCGGCAAACTCGCCTTCAACAAATTAACCGTCGAAGTCATTGAAACGAAAAAGCCTTAA
- a CDS encoding SpoIID/LytB domain-containing protein produces MSFKLPLIFAFTLGISSAFADDDFDLPDDVQKAEVPANAEDITDVPVNFAPIEATTTETTSEAPAKPLPVKNKSAKDIAESYLPPIPEEKKPAQKEKAVQGKKPILKQVQDDVRGQGQDDGDKPAAFKAHQIPEDLDRPLRVGIYTGVKELYLKYQGETVHVTPHGKMVRFEADGNSTEDIAHEFNSEDGGCLAVAADKKSLGKACYPGSIMFRTTNGKLDAINSVDVEDYLRGVIPYEIGKLDSSRIEALKAQAVAARTYAYKHFNSRESMGFDVFADTKDQVYKGLESATPLTDAAVKATAGVVMTYDGEFIIAYYHSTCGGVTETLATWNRPDVPYLQSKPDKRPNGKPWCDESSYIKWERRFANKEIVKLFKANAVEAKATFSTATGKDFKKVKSIKIKDKLKSGRIMTLRVETDKGYFDVLTDRTRWLFKKAGTILPSSFFTIKKEGKEWVLTGTGFGHGVGMCQMGVRARAQAGQSYQEILSHYYQGITLEKFER; encoded by the coding sequence ATGTCTTTTAAGCTTCCACTGATTTTTGCTTTTACACTCGGGATCTCGTCTGCATTTGCAGACGACGATTTCGATTTACCCGATGATGTGCAAAAAGCGGAAGTGCCAGCCAACGCCGAAGACATTACTGATGTTCCCGTCAATTTCGCCCCGATTGAGGCGACGACTACCGAGACAACAAGCGAAGCTCCTGCAAAGCCTCTCCCCGTCAAAAACAAGTCTGCAAAAGACATTGCCGAAAGCTACTTGCCGCCGATCCCTGAAGAGAAGAAGCCGGCTCAGAAAGAAAAGGCTGTTCAAGGGAAAAAGCCGATTCTGAAACAAGTTCAGGATGACGTAAGGGGGCAAGGTCAGGATGACGGGGATAAGCCGGCGGCGTTTAAGGCGCATCAGATTCCTGAAGATTTGGACCGTCCGCTTCGCGTAGGAATTTACACCGGCGTAAAAGAGCTCTACCTCAAGTACCAAGGCGAAACGGTACACGTCACTCCGCACGGCAAAATGGTGCGATTCGAAGCCGACGGAAATTCTACTGAAGACATCGCTCACGAATTCAACAGCGAAGATGGCGGATGCCTTGCAGTCGCTGCAGACAAGAAGAGTCTCGGCAAGGCCTGCTACCCCGGAAGCATCATGTTCCGCACCACCAACGGCAAGCTCGATGCTATCAATTCGGTGGATGTAGAAGACTACTTGCGAGGCGTCATTCCCTACGAAATCGGAAAGTTGGATTCCAGCCGCATAGAAGCCCTGAAGGCCCAAGCCGTGGCTGCTCGCACCTACGCCTACAAGCATTTCAACAGCCGCGAATCCATGGGCTTTGACGTTTTCGCAGACACCAAGGACCAGGTTTACAAGGGCCTAGAATCGGCAACTCCCTTGACCGATGCGGCAGTCAAGGCGACTGCAGGCGTGGTCATGACTTATGACGGCGAATTCATTATCGCCTACTACCATTCCACTTGTGGCGGCGTTACAGAAACGCTTGCCACTTGGAACCGCCCTGATGTTCCCTACCTGCAAAGCAAACCGGACAAGCGCCCCAATGGCAAGCCTTGGTGCGATGAATCCAGCTATATCAAATGGGAACGCCGTTTTGCAAACAAAGAAATCGTCAAGCTTTTCAAGGCGAACGCCGTTGAAGCGAAAGCGACTTTTAGCACCGCAACCGGAAAAGACTTCAAGAAAGTCAAATCCATCAAAATCAAGGACAAGCTGAAAAGCGGCCGCATCATGACACTCCGCGTCGAAACCGACAAAGGCTATTTCGACGTATTGACCGATCGCACCCGCTGGCTGTTCAAAAAAGCCGGCACCATCCTACCCTCCTCTTTCTTTACCATCAAAAAAGAAGGCAAGGAATGGGTCCTTACCGGTACAGGATTCGGACATGGCGTGGGCATGTGCCAAATGGGAGTGCGGGCTCGTGCCCAGGCCGGCCAGAGCTACCAAGAAATTTTGAGTCATTACTACCAGGGAATCACTCTGGAAAAATTCGAACGGTAA
- the def gene encoding peptide deformylase encodes MALLEIKTYGDPVLRKKCEPITEITPELRQLAKDMLETMYDAPGCGLAAPQIGKNIRLVVIDTAIPGEEDPRPYIMFNPEWEAEPDAKPVPYDEGCLSVPDIFCNVIRPDKVCVRFFDINGEPQEIHNCDGLFGRCIQHETDHLNGDLFVDKISTADRTMNQSKLKKMAKETQAKLKKH; translated from the coding sequence ATGGCACTTCTGGAAATCAAGACATACGGTGACCCGGTGCTCCGCAAAAAATGCGAGCCCATCACCGAAATCACTCCCGAATTGCGACAGCTTGCAAAGGACATGCTCGAAACCATGTACGATGCTCCGGGCTGTGGCCTTGCCGCTCCGCAGATCGGCAAGAACATCCGCCTTGTGGTAATCGACACGGCCATTCCTGGCGAAGAAGATCCGCGTCCCTACATCATGTTCAACCCCGAATGGGAAGCTGAACCCGATGCAAAGCCGGTTCCCTACGACGAAGGCTGCCTTTCGGTGCCCGATATCTTCTGCAACGTGATTCGCCCCGACAAGGTGTGCGTCCGTTTCTTTGATATCAATGGCGAACCCCAAGAAATTCATAATTGCGACGGGCTCTTTGGGCGTTGCATTCAGCATGAAACGGACCATCTGAACGGTGACCTGTTTGTCGACAAGATTTCGACGGCAGACCGTACCATGAATCAGTCCAAGCTGAAGAAAATGGCTAAGGAAACTCAAGCAAAACTGAAGAAGCACTAA
- a CDS encoding fibro-slime domain-containing protein yields the protein MKLNAVKRIALGATIFGLVGAVTSQAVVEDNQRELDIIIRDFPVTHQDFENFQEEAHNSIVNGGKKSGGRTIGRYPDTWHASYTSNTEWATRRSNEDIFGCGNTQTPQYGIAVGVEGYPHDIASASGATSTVPDYIKTVTDPTGFAWYGEFKDCTKDAKWNPLGLQVMRGLVSDLCSDASGSWAANLSDDKKNCSGTKVCKTHSWSQIVYTTPGMVEQRLIFPPDPNDCDPNDPTKCALDIYEPVITKARSACDNEYFAQWYSDAKDAFGNEVNKRTNTTLILDQDPQDGRYFEIDKNWNNGGYFPLDSITDDGQFQWVSQKLMFPNQYGPQSLSIFCPPYDYQWADTQTDFMGDNTEALCNAWKSAGGPRSPTAASDVAVSSGKMGLRHLRNYGFTMMGVAKFKYKKGKGEVFKFTGDDDMWIFVDGVLVVDLGGTHLAASGTANMDYLAANGHGCHPGDPMLDSCGLKLDNEGWIDDSWHYLHFFYADRQSDGSNLRIRSSLSELAPSRYGQPAIGSVLAKLDSNGNQTVTMFLNTTLDATTIQNIATFGSTQPTIIVMRTETDPATGAKTIKTYGYYVTSIEQGASMGSAGVQYTFTGVLMDENGQPAANPIIVGGDKIAFNSPTDTEFLNSDEYKIQKADYAAQGIDEATWDALMRWNSKMTFKVTSASGKPVVGYPDTPEDWPGAEFKAPTQGSPFVMDSAIVRPDFTNQATVLTTIAENKGGELPLDYTADLLFTSVPSGVGKNNNPLALTNDEKKIFSATTLDGSTSATTTAYVGGQESATSMCYSNGVESCFSVSYPVMGPFRINVRVFDHLGHFVSQYQKSMNEEELHKALAGKGGNVAGVDEAGCDTKLYGETGAGFITIKMYPVSQNGRTVATGPYIYQVTFVQEAYTACIKEGSSAWPHTIYYSRTSETYRRGYKRAKVK from the coding sequence ATGAAATTGAATGCTGTTAAGCGTATTGCACTTGGTGCGACTATTTTTGGACTTGTTGGGGCAGTGACCTCGCAGGCTGTGGTTGAGGATAACCAGAGAGAATTGGATATCATTATCCGCGACTTCCCTGTGACTCACCAAGACTTCGAAAACTTCCAGGAAGAAGCCCATAACAGTATTGTTAACGGCGGAAAAAAGAGTGGTGGCAGGACCATCGGCAGGTATCCGGATACTTGGCATGCCTCCTATACAAGCAATACGGAATGGGCGACTCGCCGTAGTAACGAAGATATTTTTGGTTGCGGAAATACGCAGACTCCGCAATACGGTATTGCAGTTGGCGTAGAAGGTTACCCCCATGACATAGCGAGTGCAAGCGGTGCTACCTCTACCGTTCCTGATTATATCAAAACGGTGACGGACCCGACTGGTTTCGCCTGGTATGGCGAATTTAAGGATTGTACCAAGGATGCTAAGTGGAACCCCCTTGGCCTTCAGGTGATGCGAGGTCTGGTTTCGGACTTGTGCTCCGATGCTTCTGGCTCTTGGGCTGCAAACTTGTCTGACGATAAGAAAAATTGCTCGGGTACAAAAGTTTGTAAGACCCATTCCTGGTCCCAGATCGTTTATACGACTCCGGGCATGGTGGAACAGAGGTTGATTTTCCCGCCTGATCCCAATGACTGCGATCCGAACGACCCGACCAAGTGCGCTCTTGACATATACGAGCCTGTCATTACGAAGGCAAGGTCTGCTTGCGATAACGAATATTTTGCCCAGTGGTATTCCGATGCTAAGGACGCCTTTGGTAACGAAGTCAATAAGCGTACGAATACGACTTTGATTCTGGATCAGGATCCGCAAGATGGCCGTTATTTTGAAATTGACAAGAACTGGAACAATGGTGGTTACTTCCCGTTGGATAGTATCACGGACGACGGTCAGTTCCAGTGGGTTTCTCAGAAACTGATGTTCCCGAACCAGTATGGTCCTCAGAGCCTCTCGATTTTCTGCCCGCCTTACGATTACCAGTGGGCTGATACCCAGACGGACTTTATGGGCGACAATACTGAGGCCCTTTGTAATGCTTGGAAGTCTGCCGGTGGCCCCAGAAGTCCAACCGCAGCCTCCGATGTTGCTGTGTCCTCTGGAAAGATGGGCCTTCGCCACTTGCGTAACTATGGCTTTACCATGATGGGCGTTGCCAAGTTCAAGTACAAGAAGGGTAAAGGTGAAGTCTTTAAGTTCACCGGTGACGATGACATGTGGATCTTTGTGGACGGTGTGCTGGTGGTTGACCTGGGTGGTACTCACCTTGCTGCTTCCGGTACTGCCAATATGGACTACTTGGCTGCCAATGGACATGGTTGCCATCCGGGTGATCCGATGCTTGACTCCTGCGGTTTGAAGCTCGATAACGAAGGCTGGATTGATGACTCCTGGCACTATCTGCACTTCTTCTATGCTGACCGTCAGTCCGATGGTTCTAACCTGCGTATCCGCAGCTCCCTTTCTGAACTTGCTCCGTCTCGCTACGGTCAGCCCGCTATCGGTAGCGTGCTTGCCAAGTTGGACTCCAACGGCAACCAGACGGTGACTATGTTCTTGAATACGACTCTGGACGCTACGACTATTCAAAACATTGCGACATTTGGTTCAACGCAACCTACGATTATTGTGATGCGTACGGAAACTGACCCGGCAACGGGCGCCAAGACGATCAAGACCTATGGCTACTATGTAACCAGCATTGAACAGGGCGCCAGCATGGGTTCTGCCGGTGTGCAGTATACCTTTACGGGTGTCTTGATGGATGAAAATGGTCAGCCTGCTGCGAATCCGATTATCGTGGGTGGCGACAAGATTGCATTCAACTCGCCCACAGATACGGAATTCTTGAATAGTGATGAATATAAGATCCAAAAGGCTGACTATGCTGCTCAGGGCATTGACGAAGCAACTTGGGATGCCTTGATGAGATGGAACTCTAAGATGACGTTCAAGGTGACTTCTGCTTCCGGTAAGCCCGTGGTCGGTTATCCGGATACTCCGGAAGATTGGCCGGGTGCAGAATTCAAGGCTCCGACACAGGGCTCTCCCTTCGTGATGGACTCTGCCATTGTTCGTCCGGACTTCACCAACCAGGCAACCGTGCTTACCACTATTGCCGAAAACAAGGGTGGCGAACTCCCGCTGGATTACACGGCTGACCTCTTGTTCACCTCTGTGCCGAGTGGCGTGGGTAAGAACAATAACCCGCTCGCTTTGACCAACGATGAAAAGAAGATTTTCTCGGCGACGACTTTAGATGGTTCTACCAGCGCAACGACTACCGCTTATGTGGGCGGTCAGGAATCTGCAACTTCGATGTGCTACTCGAACGGCGTTGAAAGCTGCTTCAGTGTGTCTTACCCGGTGATGGGCCCGTTCCGCATTAACGTTCGCGTGTTCGACCATCTGGGTCACTTTGTGAGCCAGTATCAGAAGAGCATGAACGAAGAAGAACTTCATAAGGCATTGGCCGGCAAGGGTGGTAACGTTGCTGGCGTCGATGAAGCTGGCTGCGATACCAAGCTGTATGGTGAAACGGGTGCAGGCTTTATCACGATCAAGATGTATCCGGTGTCCCAGAACGGTAGAACCGTTGCAACGGGTCCTTACATCTATCAGGTGACCTTTGTTCAGGAAGCCTACACGGCTTGCATTAAGGAAGGCTCTTCTGCTTGGCCGCACACGATTTACTACTCTCGTACGTCGGAAACTTACAGACGAGGCTATAAGCGCGCTAAGGTGAAGTAG